The sequence GACGGGACCGGCCCAGGACCTGACCCGGAAGAATTCCGAACAAATCGGTTTGATGCTGTATCAGAACTATATGCTCCCTTTTGAAATCGCTTCGCTGCTTCTGCTGGTGGCGATTATTGGCGCCGTCATCCTCGCGAAACGGCGCTTGACTTCGGACAAATAGACGGGCGCCGGCGGACATCCCGGGATTCGAGCCAGTTCAGGCGAGGAAACAGAACCATGGTGACGACATCAGAATATTTGATTCTTGCGGCGGCGCTGTTCACGATCGGTGTCATCGGAGTGCTGACCCGCCGCAACATCATTATCATCTTTATGTCGATTGAGTTGATACTGAACGCCGTCAACATCAATCTGGTCGCTTTTTCAAGCTATTGGCAGCAGTTTACGGGTCAGATTTATGCCATCTTCGTAATCACGGTCGCCGCCGCTGAAGCCGCCGTCGGACTCGGCATCATCATCGCGTTGTTCCGGAACAAGGAGACGGTGAATGCCGACGAAATCGATCTGCTGAAATGGTAAAGAGAGACTTGACCGCCGAGTCGCGGAGACCGCGGAGTATAGATAGATTATAGATAAGGATCAAAACCGCTTTTTACCATTGAAGTTCTGCGTTTTTGGCGGCTCTGCGGTAAGTTCGTCTTTGCTTTTCCATGCACCCTTGAATTCTTATGAATTTTCTCAAGTACATCTGGCTGATTCCCCTGCTTCCGCTGGTGGGTAGCTTCTTCAATGGAGTGTTTGGAAAACGATTCTCCAAAGCCACCGTGGACTTTTTTGCTTTGAGTTCGACCTTGTTATCGTTCCTGTGGTCGGTGGGTGTGGTGTGGCAATTGTCCCGGCTCGCCCCGGAAGAGCGGGTGTTCAACCTCAATCTCTTCGAATGGATTCCCGCGGGGGCCGCGCTTACCTCGCACGGCCTCTCGAATTTCTCGGTCCAATGGGGATATCGCCTGGATCCACTCTCCGCCGTCATGATCCTGGTCGTGACCGGCGTGGG comes from Terriglobia bacterium and encodes:
- the nuoK gene encoding NADH-quinone oxidoreductase subunit NuoK, whose product is MVTTSEYLILAAALFTIGVIGVLTRRNIIIIFMSIELILNAVNINLVAFSSYWQQFTGQIYAIFVITVAAAEAAVGLGIIIALFRNKETVNADEIDLLKW